CTATTTCATGGGCTGTTCCTTCATCAATCCATCATCAATAAAGCAGGTAAAACGTCTGGAGTTTATTCCAGGTGTGGCATTTGCATTTGTAATCTGTTGCTGTATACCCACAATGTGCAAAGGAGCTCTCAATGGATATGAAGCAGACCTTTCTTTTGTctggaatttaaaaataaaatccatcagAGATAAATTAGAAATGTTAGGAGTGATTAAATTTACAGTTTGGTACATTCTGAGAGTAAGAAAGTGCACTGGTGAGCTTATGAACTcataaaggtaaaaaataatatataaatagagATTCTTGAAGATCCCTTAAGTGCCTGTTCCTCTTtgaccaggggtgtccaaagtctgtCCTTGAGGGCCACGATCCTGCAGGTTTCTAACATTTCCCTTTTCCAACAGAtctgatttaaatcaaatggatccagcagtccataaagttctgcacagtgactcattcattttgGAGCAGGTGAACATTGAAAACCAGCAGGATTGTCGCTCTCCCTTTATTGCGGAACgcaattatttttctgttgggCGTGTTAAAAATCTTAATAACTGCCTCATGATGTCttcattttttcttctgtgttcttGCTTTAAGTTTCATCGCATCTATCACTGGACCCCGATACAGCCCACCCAtctctggttctactggatggACCTCAGGGTGTCCATTGCGGTGAGGAGCCACAGTCCTATCTCCCTCATCCCCATCGTTTTGATTCAGTGGCACAAGTCCTATGCAGGGAGGGCCAGTTCAGTGGTGCCAGCTATtgggaggtggagtggagggGGGTAGGATGGGTCGACATTGGTGTCACCTACCGAGAAATCGGACGCAAAGGTGGTGGAAAGCCTTGCCTGCTTGGGCGCAATGAGAACTCTTGGCGACTGAGGTGTTCACATGCTGGATATGCTGCATGGCACGATAACCGTAAGACCACAGTGGCTGCACCACCCTGCCCCAGGATCGGTGTTTTCCTAGAACACCAAAAAGGTGCCTTGTCCTTCTACAGTGTGTCGGACACGGTGGTGCTTTTGCACACTTTTCGTTGCCAGTTCACTCAACCGTTGTACCCAGCTTTCCGTCTGTATCTGGACTCAACGCTGCTGATCTGCCCTAATGAAGAAGATATCACTAATACAACCTAACTGTGCCTCCCTACGCATCAGGGACCCTTCTGCTGCAGGACGGGCTTTTCACTGTGATGATGGATGTAACACTAAAACTTATAAAGAGAACACACAGACATCatgacaacaaagaaaaatctcaggattaaatgtttttcttttacatctgttTACTGGTTTTCTTCATGAGTTCCTGTatctcatttttaaatctttaaccCTAACtccaaaaaaaggaaagttgattaaaatgtgaataaaaccgAATACAATGATGaatttattcagaattaaatatagaaaacatttaaaagaaagtggaatatttttaccatttaataGAATATTATGGCTCaccttgaatttgatggcaatAACATCTCAAACAAGCCTGGATGAAGCAACAAAAGGCTTGAAAAGTAAGTGGTACTAAATTAAGCATCTGGAGGAACATGTGCTGGTTCGTAGGAGGGCAAATCCCCACTTTAATCACGATACAATATATTGATTTAATGGATTGCGATTTGCTGTTTACTGATATCTCAAATTCAGTTATGATCCGATTTTGATTCGATTCAGTTTAGGATCCATGGTGTCAATAATATCACAAGTATCTGAACACaatcattcatccattcatatcaaaatcacaaaaagcaactagaatatcatttaacattttattcctGAGCTTGAGTATTTAAGttaatccaaataaaaacgaTCTGTATTTACTGCAAAGACagtaataaatgtaaaacatcatGCCAGGGGAACTCAAAGTACAgccattttcaaaataaaagtgcatttacaaattgttattgatgttttttttttttttgttgcttttttaatgatgtttgcATTTTGGATCGGTTTCATTGACTCATTGATCATATGATTGATGTATTGCAACCCTACTGGTTAGGTCAGTAACATAATTGaggtataaaaagagcaccttagagaggcagagtctctcagaagtgATGCATTTTAAAGATTCCTTTACAAGATTGTATCCCGATGACATATTCTTGGAAGGGCTTGTGCATTTCAGGAAAACAATGCTAAACTGCACACTGTATCTACATTTCTCACTTTCAGCATTTAAAGCTGcatttcttctgctttcttttccCATTGAGAATAAGACCTTTGCTTATAAGATGTAGTCTGACGAAATCtgtgcattctgtttttatttatattttacagtgttccaactttttgcatgtttttataagCTTTTGGATCACTGTCAGATTAAGCTGCACTAAGCACATTACAGCTAAACAGCTGAGCTCTGCTTtctaaaaatatctttaaaaaagagaaaattaagtGAAGCTAAATATTTTCATTGCAAAATGCAGGTTTAGCTTTTTGTCAGATGGACTCCAGTGAAGAGCAGCTTCATACGAGCAATGGATGAATGTAGAGGGATTGTGACTTCCTGGAGTCCGAGTGGTGATGTTGAAGGATTAGGAATTAATTGAGACAGTTAAGGCATTATAGAAAGCCCAGATTAGAAATAAGGAAGGCCTGAAAGGCTAAATAATAATACAGTTCGAACCAAAAGGAAGACTGGGTTATAGATTCAGAAATTTGATTTAAAGATGTTCATTTTCTAACAATGAATATTATGACTTTCCATCAAAGGAAGGCGATGGTGTTTATAACCTGAATATTGAATGGGATCTTTTTGGGTGCCTGTATGGCATGCTGTGTACACAGTGTGACAAAGAGCCAAAATGCAAACGTAAAGATACCAATATGCTgtgctttattttattctttatttatattgttcGTACTTTGATATACAtactttcagattttttttttctgtgttgtgtcaaagtggatcatttttttctttgttcttctgcCTCAGACACACCGACTTGTAGTTTGggaaaacatccatccatccatctttttttcatatatatctCATATCATATTTAGGTttggtattttgtttgtttgtttttcagtttacaGAGCTAAGTCTACGTGTGCGTACTGTTTTTTCAAAGTCAAAtgccataaaaaacaaaagtaatggTCCCAAAACAACTGTCATATGTGTCCAGTCAGTTAGCTCCTGCCAGTTAGCCTAGTCCATATCTGTCTAGAAAAAATCTAGATGTCTTTACACTATATCTAGTATCTATTGTGGTTTCAACGAAACCTTGTGTGAAGTAGCAATCTTTACTATTTGTTTTGGTAATTGTAAAGATTTCTATTTTTGCAAGACAGAttcttctttgctgtttttatccGTTTCTTCAAATCTGCTGCAGAAATTGCCGTTTCTATTGTTGCTGAAAGTAGACTTTAATAATTCTGgctaaacatttaaaatccttCAGACACTGCAGTATGAATGAGGATTTCTCATGGTATCATAGCACTGCAGGATAAAACGATTCTTAAGAGTAAGTGcctaatacatatatatacatatatatatatatatatatatatatatatatatatatatatatatataatttctgtGGGTGTTAAATGtgaggaaagaaaaattcaGATGTGAGATCCTGTCACTGTGGACTCTTTACTGCTTCCTCTTCCTGGACTAATTGATCCACTTCAAACAACAACTGTGATGCAAATTTCCATTAATCCTGTCTTCCATCTGAGGACTTTAACTACTGTCATTTGTCAGTTGTCTTTTATGTTATTCTCATAATCTTGATCAAGAAAAACTGTGCACTGTGGGAGGCTGTTTGATTATGTATAAGACTGAAATCACTGCTTTTTTCAGTCTGCTGAAACCATCTTAAGATTGCTGTTTGACAGCAAACTGAcatgtcttgtttttatattcaaaatgttctattttttatttatttgtttgaaatgtatttgttcgaaaataaaataatatctggAAAATTATCAGAGCTATTTCTGCTACAAAGTGCATTATTCTGCTACATGTAACATGAAGGAACTGCCTGTTCTGGTATTAAAAATGTTGTATTCCTGTATTTCTTGACCACATGTAAACTCATTGTGCCTCTGTTACTGTTTTCTACATATGACTGTGAAATAATTGAGGAACTTTTCAGATGAGTTTATTTCACCATGACTCACAATAAACTAATCTTTGGAGGTCAGAATTAGCAGCCAGATGTTACTTTTATGCTCACTGTTGTTGTGGCTCAGATGACGGAGTAGGCGAGTTGGTGGATGCTCAACAGTGCACTCCCCAGGATGTGTTAAAGAATTCTTTTTCTATATATACAGTATCTAATTTATAAACACTATATTAGGCATTGAGGATAAAAAATTTTCTGCAGTTATAAGAACATAGATAAATGAATGCACCCACTGAGTACCTTTGCAATAAAAATGGCCTCCATAGTTTAGAAattctccatcagattcacagGTCTGACTAAGTGACAGGTTTTTGTCAGCCTCACATTGAGTTTAATGAGGCTTCGGTGGTTTTCCTGGTCATCAGATATGATCTCAGAATTCTTTTGGAGTGGTAGAATTTGAGATAGtgtgaaatatgtaaattaacCTGCAAAAATTGTGTCTTATAATCACAAAGGATGGCTTCAAACATCTAGTGGAGGTTAGACACCAATAACTACGGCTACGTGAGGCCTTAGTATCAGTGTGGCATACATTGTTccttaataaattaaatgaattttaaaaaatctgaatgtgTTCTTAGTTAATCATAAAAgtttaggaaaaataaatactatACCCAGATAAATATAGCTAATAGCAgataaactatttttataagtatatatatttttattctactaCTCAAAAATGTATAATCTGGTAAATTTGTAATGACTTCGGAGTGACTCAACTCACTGCACAGATACGCTCAGTACCGCCTGAGAGTCTGAACTGAGGGCAAAGCTAACACAAAGATCTACACCCATGTGGAATTTTGTCACGTGACCTCTAGTTGATATACACACATGTCATATGATTTCAGGTCATTTATCAACATGGCTGCAACGCCGCAGCAGCTTGCTGTTGCTCTCCTGTTTCTCCTCGCCGGGGTTTTAAGTTTTCCGCTCAACCAGGAGAAGAAACGCAGTGTGACCTGCGGATACCAGGTTGGCCACCTTTACGTTCGCTCCAGCTGTTAGCTAAATCTGCTAAAGCTAATTTCGGTTTCACTTACTCTTTTAATGCGCTGTTAGTTTGAGGAACTAATTGTTCTGACACCGTACACGGAAATAGAGTTTATTTATGCATAATGCTCCTTCAGCTTATTTAATAGCATAGTAATATACATGTAGTTCAGTGTAGTAAAGCGCTTGTGTTTTTGCTTGCAGTCATGTCATACCACCAAGCCCGACATGCTGAATGTCCACCTGGTACCCCACACACACGATGATGTAGGCTGGCTTAAAACTGTGGACCAGTACTACTATGGAGGTCAGTCTCATtcacaaaccacacacacacacacacactgattagTGTTGTCACGGAAAATTTGTTGACAAATTAAATCAGatgtacaaagcaaaatatgaaatgttttgtttgccaTGAATTATTGTCACTTGTTTTAAATGTAGAAACATGTTATTACTCTTGTTATAAAGTATGAGACAAAGGAAGATTGAACACACTGTGCCAAGACACAGGTGAGCACTGATCACTGTATGTGGCTGTTAAAACATTGCTCAGCACAAACATCACACTATAACCAGaataccaaacaaaaacaaacaaaaaataaatactttactGATATTAGTAATATTTCAGGGTGACACACAAGTGACCCTACAATCTCAGTGATAAAAGAATACATGTTTgtataaaacaatgaaaaggagatttttttctattcattaATGATTTCCTGATCAAACTTAATCCATTTTATTGATTGTTTGGTTGCCAAATGCCCTCCTGATAATCATACGTGATAGTAGATCATGTGAGGGACCAGCAGTGCTGTTTTGTGATTGGTGAGCAATAAGAAATGTCATAGGATTTAATATGAATATTAGAAAAAGTTACAGCTGACACAAATAGGACACACCATCACTGACACGAATCCCTTATTGCAGAgagattttgtattttaagatactttaaaatactttgtttaaaaaaataagggaagagaggagagagagcaTGGCCATGGCCTGTTCAGCTGGCTGGCTAAGAGACCACCGAATTAACTAAAAGCAGTTTATCTATTTTGATTGTGCCTTAATCACTTAGTTGGGAAATATTTGAGTCTAAGGTCGACTCAGAACAATACATGTTCAAGAGAACTGCGGCTTATCAGGAGACCCACCAAACTTCTCCCAAGTTATCAGTACCCAGATTATTCATCCTCACATCTTACCAAAAGGCTCTGTGTCTGAAAGATTACTGTGTGTATCAGGGATATTGCCAAGCTAGCTTTTTCCAGATtagtgcttttgttttttgtcacacTGCCAGACACAACAGCAACTGGAATTTTGCTTCCAAAATGATGTTTCATGTCTTTAAGAGGCCCTTTCAGGAAACTGTCGGTCAGAAACTTCACATCTCTGGACTCTTCTGTCCTGTCTTCTGTCAGCAGTTTTAATAGGCAAAAGCAAGAGttattttatagttttactACAGTTGTGTGACTAGCATCATCACATGTCTAAAAGTGAGCCATGTGATGTGCAGGTGTCATCTGTtcttggtgtgtttttgtttacgTAAGCAGTTTTTGTCCACACACTGCCAGTATTCTTGTGGGATTGTTCATTAatccagattttatttaatggcTTGAAGAATTTTCAATTGAATTTctcaatttttttcttgttgtaaaAGCATCAGATAACTAGTGTAACACcaataaaacagctgataaATGATGAGTCAATGTAAAAACTTAATACAGCGTTTTTTTTCTGGAATGCAAAATCGTTACCCCAACATTACAAAAACCCCTTCAGTCGTTTCTTCTCAGTCTGCATATTTGTGTGCATCTATGTGCAGATCGTAACGACATCCAGCACGCTGGGGTTCAGTACAtcctggactctgtggtggatcAGCTGTTGAAGAATCCAGACAGGAGGTTTATCTACGTGGAGACGTCCTTTTTCTACCGCTGGTGGAAGAACCAGAGCTCCAGCATGCAGCAGACAGTCAGACAACTGGTTAATGAAGGTACACAAACCTGGTGTTTCGCTGCATTTACACTGACATGACAGTGTTAACCAAGTTCTGACTAAACACTTGTTCCTCCAGGCCGTCTAGAGTTTGTTAATGGTGGTTGGTGTATGAGTGATGAGGCTGCCACCCACTACAGTGCTGTAATTGACCAGATGACCTTGGGTCTGAGGTTCCTTAATGAGACTTTTGGACTCTGCGGTCGTCCCCGCGTTGCCTGGCACATCGATCCATTTGGTCATGCCCGTGAACATGCCTCCATGTTTGCACAGGTAGCTTAACCTAAAGCAAAGGAAAACACTTGTAGTCAAATTTAGAGAAAGAATgagtatttattaaataaattcataaatataaatgaaagatgaaaggattaaataaatatgttatttaatAGAATCCATTTCCCAAAGGTAAACTTTAATCCAGAgtggttttaaattttaattccACATTTGATTATccttagttatttttaaaaaaaatcattaactaCATCATTTATTCAAGTGCATCAGCGGTATTCCaagaataaatttatttaataaaaaaaaaaataacaatttttaaaaatataataataaaaagaaaatcttctgAGACTGAAATAGTGGGGGAAATGCTAAATTTTCAATTAAAGTTGATTTTAATGGAAAGGGAattccttttttgtttattttggtttgaCTTTCAttatgaatgaataattttttCTCTAAGACAGCACACAGTTTTCAAGCTGAGCTAAGACCCAGTTTAAATTCTGGCTCTGACTTGATATTCACTCAGATATGATGCTTTGTGCAACAAAAGGAATATTTATATCACTCTGAGATGTAATGTACCAAAATTTACCAAATGTAGAAACCATGTAAGTAAATGGCTTTCCAGTGAGACGTGCAAGTAAGTCTTTGTGTTATTCCAGATGGGATTTGATGGCTTCTTCTTTGGTCGTGTGGACTACCAGGACCGGGCTCACAGGATGAGGGAAAAGGAGCAGGAACTTCTGTGGAGAGCCTCCGACAGCCTCACGCCACCAATGGCCGACCTCTTCActggtaacaaaaaaaaaaaaatcttactatGCTTTTGTGTGTTGGATCACTTCAAGACCAGAGACCATCTGTAGCAATCTGTGTCACCAACAGGAATCCTTCCCAACGGGTACAACCCCCCTGAAGGATTCTGCTGGGACCAGCTCTGCAGTGACCCACCAATCAGAGACGACCCCGATCTGGAAGACTATAATGTCGATGATGTGGTGCATCGTTTCCTTCACATCGCCAAGAATCAGGTTTGATACACAAACACTTTCTCTTATTTGTATGTTTATAAAGTTGAATAGTTATCAGTAAATAGCTTTCTGTTTAACCTTCACAGTACAGACATACTTTAAAAGTGTCACCAATTAAACATGCTATGAATTAGGACAGAGATCGAttttatatgtttctttttctggtgACAACAGTGACCCGACTCTTGTGGGACATACTGATGCTTGGCAAGATCTTACCACAATTGAAAGGTTGCTGATTACCTCTTagattagcagctaatgctaaaaccgcaggctttgccatgttcaacaaacaccaaatgtttacaaaataacaggaagtgatgtcactaCGCATGTACATACTCTGATAATGGACTGGTAAATGTAGACTACAATCTTTTAAATATCATATTTCTGAAGTGCATTTAGACGTGTCTTATCATATTATAACAATTATCTGATTACTTCCAGATGTCTGATTTTGgtggtcatgtaaacaggctcaatgttttataaaaatatttatctaaaaatgtCTTCAAGAAATATTggtgttacataaatatctgcaaatgaatcaatattaaatcagttttaatctaaattaaatttaatcagGCTTTTGTGAATCAAGTTAAATCAATTCAGGACCTTAGTGATGACACCAAGCCCTGCTTTTTATAAGCATTGTGTCTTGAACCCTAACTCAGGCTGAGGTGTACAAGACCAATCACATCATCATGACCATGGGctcagacttccagtatgaGAATGCCAATCTGTGGTACAAGAACCTGGACAAGCTGATTCACTACGTCAACGCCCTGCAGGCAAACGGTAGCAAAGTCAATGTCCTCTATTCTACTCCATCCTGCTACCTCCAGGAGCTGCACCAAGCAAACCTCACCTGGTagtataactttttaaataaaaataagcaggACACTTTGCTAGTAGGAGTATTTGTGTTGATACCAGAATAACTGCAGAGATAAGCAGACTGTTTTTAAGTCAGTaactttctcttttctgttcaGGGCTTTGAAGAGAGATGATTTCTTCCCCTATGCTGATAGTGCTCATGACTTCTGGACCGGCTACTTTACAAGCCGACCAGCTCTAAAGCGTTATGAGAGGATCAGCAACAGCAACCTGCAGGTAGTCTGAGCTTTATTCGCTGCACGTGCGGCTACAGTTGAATTAAAAGTCAAATTCCTTATTACACATACAAATCTTTGTTAACATCATGTCTGATAGATTAAAAGattcaaacaaaaagaaaatcccttTTTCCTCTTGCGTTTAGTTCAGCTCACTTTTTTTTGTATGGTATCAAATCTGTATAAAGTTGTGTGAATGCAGAGttgtttgcttttgctttaaatttaaCCTGTACAGTAAACACCACATAGTAAATTGATCTTAATTATATAAACAGTTagccagtaaaaacaaaaattttctGTAAGAGTTGGATTATGCACAATAGCATGCTATGTATTAATATGCTAAGCACCAACATACAGTCCCTTATTCATATACTAAGGGTCAAAAAATGGTCTGCTGCCCACTGATAATAGAAACTGGTTTGTGCATCAgttcaaaatctaaaatcaaaGTATAAATAATCAGCTCGTTGTCCATTATTCTTTTATGAATCTGAAACTAAAAACAGTCTGTGTTTTGCACTTCAAAGTGGAGAttagaagaaattaaacaaaatgatccACGGACATAATTTGAATTTAATATCTAATTTGTCAGATTTCCGTGACCTGAAATGTGCTGCAGAGTCTCTTCTTCAAGCAGGTGTTCTAACGTTTCATCGGCACTGTCGCCTTTGTTGTTGTGGTTGCTTGCTCTTTCCCAGCTGGCCTCTGTGTGCTGCAGTCACTAGTCTATATCAGTGCCACTTGGATTTTGGGGTTAACCACTTTATCTctcttatttatgaagatttagCGGATGGCCGCAGGATGATCCATTTGGTATATTACACCATTAACCACTCAGTCATCGCATctaacattctggtccacactccttaccGGTTGGTGGTGGTAATTCGCCAAATTGCTCCGTGCCCACCGCCAGAACAAGAGGAAAAGGTCATTTTATCTACGATCTACATAATGGCTGACTGTTACCAGAGCGCGATGGAAGAATCTGAAAAACCTGTTGAACACAACCGTATGATATCTGGTGGTCGTGGCttgaaaagtttgggaacaACTGCACTACACACTCAACCCGAACCATATTATGTGGCCACTTGGACGTCACACAAGCAGAAAATGGCAACTTCTGAGTCAGAAATGCGACAAATTAGATAAAAATCAGTTTCTGTCCGTGGGTCGTTTTGCtagtttcatttatttagaatATTAACTTCAAATCAAAAGTGTGAAAACAGcctttagtttcttttattttgatttctaaaagaataatgaaaaacaagccgatcatttattttttgatttTGAACTGAATATTGACTGAGTCATACACCGACCGAAACTAGCCCTGTAATCTTTTGGATGTTTGGAAACTCACTACTTCAGAGATATTTGAGAGATGGAAATATTAATAGGATTGTTGTAGGAAAACATTTTGTAGACTTTCTAAACGTGTTTATTTGATAGATATGTAACCAGCTGGAGGTACTCGGAGGTCCAGTTTCCAGGAAAGGACCTTTTGGAGTGGGAGACAGTCAGACTTTgagtgagttttttttctcttataattCCCACTAAAGGAATCTGGCCAGTAAAGGTCATTGTGTTTCCTTCTGCTGTTTAAACGTCacttaaaatagattttttataAATGCTACATTATAATGATTCTTCATCCTTATGATACAGAAAtttaatattgattttattaatgCAATTCTTTATGTTACAGTGGTATTTGTgtttaagaaaaacacaatgaaaaccaGAGAGATGACCAACAGCTATGTGTTTGTGCATTGCTTTGCAGGGAAAGCCATGGCTGTGGCGCAGCATCATGACGCTGTTTCAGGCACAGCAAAGCAACATGTGACAAATGATTATGCCAAGAGGCTAGCCAATGGTTGGCAACACTGTCAGGTATTTTAAACTTCATCAGATTTAACTTTATGtacaataaaacatattatttcAGAATAGAGGCAAACATGACAGGTTTATCATACTGACGAGAATGTAACATTTTACCTTATTACATGTTTGgctgttcattttaaatctcctttctgCATCCATTGTTGTTCCTGTCAGGTTTTGGTCAGTAACAGTCTGGCTTCTCTCAGTGGCTCCACTGCTGAACGAACCTACTGTGATAACCTCAACATCAGTGTGTGTCCTCTGACTGAGTCCAGCAAAAAGGTGACACACCTACAATAAGCTTGGATGTTTACATCATTTTGAAAACTGCACCTCCAAAACCAGTTTGTATTCTTAACACAATGTGTGAGCAGGCCTCTCTGAACTTAAGTCggaaaacatttgcttttaatACTTTAATGCATAAGTGATTATAGATCTTCTTAGTAAAATTATTATCAAGGAAATAATGACGATTTTACAATCAAGATTATTATGCATTAAttcatttcacaacactttaaCTTTTACTAATCACTATATTTTGATGCCAACATGAAattatatagaaataaaatgaagtaatCAAGAAGTTTTATTCCCACTAAATCGCCTCTGTtatgtaaacaataaataaataaacagatggattaggctacaggacctctaccgGGGCCTGGTAAGCTTCTTTCTTAAActacaatataaaaatgttttttaaaatttctttagaaaattagtagagaatttagaaataatacaaaatatacaaaacataaataaaaacacatctagCTAGCTTTTGACTTTTGACTTGCTTCTTCTGTAACTcgcacagaacaaaaacaaagcaacacaaagatGTGTGTAAGTTTTTGAGTTGAGAAGTTGAGCTGATTTGTCGTTATGTTCAGACATGATCCTTTATGACATGATTCTTTACGGAACGTAAGGATATAGAGGGAGCTTTATGATTAATTATAATGGTGGTGTTTATTAAAGCAAATAATTGTGAAATTACTGTAagtaataatgctaataattgTTTATTTCAAGTCTGAAATGATGCTGAACCCTTACCTTAGTCTGACTGTCTTTGCTGTTTCTCTCTCACTTTCTTAGTTCTCAGTCAACGTGTACAACCCTCTCGCTCGGGCTGTCACCTGGCCTGTCAGGCTGCCAGTCAATGGAACAGCATACACCGTAACAGATGCTAAAGGCAACGCTGTGGACTGCCAGGTCTGTACATGTAACCACACTGGAAGTGATCACATTAAGCTCATTCACAATTTCAGAATTTTACTTTTGGGGTCTCTAGCAGTAAATTTAAGtgcttcagtgtttttaaaaaagatcagGTTGTAAATTTATTGTAAATTGCTGTCAGTCATTCTGAAGTTAAAATGCTTCATTTAGCCGCTGTGTCTTTAAGAACCCTCTCCCAAAGGCTTAGTTTGGTTAGTTAACTGGTTAAATATTGCAGCTTGCAAGACGACCAAGCATTATTTATTTGAAGTGTGCCCAAATTAGCCATCTACCAGGAATTACTCAAACCTGTTTGATGGTAAGACGTTTGTCCAAAGAGGGGAAAAGGTCTGCAAATAGGTATTTCAGGCTTTTCAGGAAAAGAATTCTCTTGTTCACTATGTTGACACACACTGTCGGGTAGGGTTATTGGGTTATTGGGTTATTGGAGT
The Melanotaenia boesemani isolate fMelBoe1 chromosome 4, fMelBoe1.pri, whole genome shotgun sequence genome window above contains:
- the man2b1 gene encoding lysosomal alpha-mannosidase; amino-acid sequence: MSYDFRSFINMAATPQQLAVALLFLLAGVLSFPLNQEKKRSVTCGYQSCHTTKPDMLNVHLVPHTHDDVGWLKTVDQYYYGDRNDIQHAGVQYILDSVVDQLLKNPDRRFIYVETSFFYRWWKNQSSSMQQTVRQLVNEGRLEFVNGGWCMSDEAATHYSAVIDQMTLGLRFLNETFGLCGRPRVAWHIDPFGHAREHASMFAQMGFDGFFFGRVDYQDRAHRMREKEQELLWRASDSLTPPMADLFTGILPNGYNPPEGFCWDQLCSDPPIRDDPDLEDYNVDDVVHRFLHIAKNQAEVYKTNHIIMTMGSDFQYENANLWYKNLDKLIHYVNALQANGSKVNVLYSTPSCYLQELHQANLTWALKRDDFFPYADSAHDFWTGYFTSRPALKRYERISNSNLQICNQLEVLGGPVSRKGPFGVGDSQTLRKAMAVAQHHDAVSGTAKQHVTNDYAKRLANGWQHCQVLVSNSLASLSGSTAERTYCDNLNISVCPLTESSKKFSVNVYNPLARAVTWPVRLPVNGTAYTVTDAKGNAVDCQVAPVSTATQDVRRNRGFAVNELVFQVQAPPLGYSTYSVSMLQDRPPPATTQHGAPTLIQNKFLRVTFDPDTGLLSSLTNLETKQSIKLTQNFYWYNASDGHNSKSNQPSGAYIFRPNSSTPFIISKTAKTESIQTSVVQEVRQWFAPWVSQVVRLYADSRALELEWTVGPLPIDDSLGKEVITRLDTSIKTAEIFYTDSNGREVLQRRKDFRPTWQLKQSEPIAGNYYPINSRAFIKDDMDQLTVVTDRSQGGGSIQNGSLEIMLHRRLLYDDVRGVAEPLNETSNIFPEGLVVRGRLLLSLDHPPSAADTHRPLAQEVVFQPLLSFTDGDLPPNTQLEFSGLQAALPPAVHILTFSQWDEESVLLRLEHQFQSGESKINSQPVTVNLQKLFSTLDIQGVSELNLSANQWKDKMRRFEWTPQKGEKPLLKTYEDPSAWEVTLRPMEIRTFLLRVIFR